The following coding sequences lie in one Maniola jurtina chromosome 11, ilManJurt1.1, whole genome shotgun sequence genomic window:
- the LOC123869856 gene encoding NF-kappa-B inhibitor cactus — protein MSAKKVNETNTKVFEDENTDSGFLSGPLSEQLLSSEDLSTEAEAPPVPDSDKKVISESLGPDSGVIEDFSECLVNIKLSDPSPAQTTVPLIRLDNVRSQNDLPLAILFQQDDDGDTQLHIAAVHGCEKSVGTLVKVCPDKAWLDVPNDYGHTPLHLAAMSGQATVTRMLVIAGASVASRDLAGETPLHKAVAGNHTDCLRGLLTPVTDRPMRKLSTVINQKNYKGQSCVHLAATAGRVELLQMLVFYGADINAREGLAGWTPLHVAARRGDVALARFLLERCGGVAKDARDYAGRTARRLAAKNRAAPLFANVDDSDESDSEDEYDSDSDTETLYEKIRQSINPINVA, from the exons atgagTGCCAAAAAGGTTAACGAAACAAACACTAAAGTCTTCGAGGACGAGAACACAGACTCTGGTTTTCTGTCTGGGCCGCTAAGTGAACAGCTGCTGTCCTCGGAAGACCTCAGTACAGAGGCAGAAGCCCCACCAGTGCCTGATAGTGATAAAAAAGTGATAAGTGAAAGTTTAGGACCCGACAGTGGTGTAATTGAGGACTTTTCTGAGTGTctagtaaatataaaattaagtgATCCTTCGCCTGCGCAGACGACGGTGCCTTTGATCCGATTGGATAATGTAAGGAGTCAGAATGATCTTCCACTGGCGATATTGTTCCAGCAAGATGACGACGGAGATAC ACAACTACACATCGCAGCAGTTCACGGTTGCGAGAAATCAGTCGGCACACTCGTAAAAGTGTGTCCGGACAAAGCGTGGTTAGACGTCCCCAACGACTACGGCCACACGCCCCTACACTTGGCCGCCATGAGCGGCCAGGCGACGGTCACGAGGATGCTGGTCATCGCCGGGGCGTCGGTCGCGTCCAGAGACTTGGCGGGCGAAACTCCACTACACAAGGCGGTCGCCGGAAACCACACAGACTGCCTCCGAGGCCTGTTGACGCCAGTGACAGACCGGCCGATGAGGAAGCTGTCGACGGTTATAAACCAGAAGAATTACAAAG GTCAATCATGTGTTCATTTGGCAGCGACGGCGGGAAGAGTAGAGTTACTCCAGATGCTGGTATTCTACGGAGCCGACATTAATGCTAGG GAGGGGCTGGCGGGCTGGACGCCGCTGCAcgtggcggcgcggcgcggcgacgTGGCGCTGGCGCGGTTTCTGCTGGAGCGCTGCGGCGGCGTGGCCAAGGACGCGCGCGACTACGCGGGCCGCACGGCGCGCCGCCTCGCCGCCAAGAACCGCGCGGCGCCGCTGTTCGCCAACGTTGACGACTCCGATGAAAGCGATAGTGAGGATGAG TATGACAGTGACAGCGATACCGAAACGTTGTACGAGAAAATAAGACAAAGCATCAATCCGATCAACGTGGCCTGA